The segment ACACAAGCTATCTCATTAAGACCACATAACGAGTCTATGGGAGCAGCATTGTTACTTTTCCCATTGCACAGAGGGGAAAGTTAGGCATTGGAGGTTCAGTAACAGCTGGCAAATTGTGGAcaatttgaacccaagcagtttgcgtaacatttattttattcctattgCATCATATAGCTTCCTGGGTGAGTCTGAGGTTTTCGTTAATTAAGACAGGGGctggaaaaagatgaaaaggtGTGGAGGGAGAGTTATTGAGATCAATGTTGCCCATTTAGACTTTGAATTTCCTGTAGGATATCCATGTGGAAGTATCTGGTTAAATAATTGGAAAGTGGAATTAAAGCTAAAGAAGTTACTGCTGTATAGATATTGCTTGATACCAAAGGACCACATCACGCTTGCTCAGCGGGCAGGTAGAAACAAAAGCAGGACAGTGACAAGAATGAATGCTGTAAAGACCATGCATGGCCCCcttgaaaataaacacacacaaacgtACAACCTTCAAACAACACAGACTTCATGAACTCAAGTATGTAGTCTTTACTTCCAATTATGCCTTTTGTGACTTTTTGTTATAGTGTGAGATTTATTTGCCTGTCTTCCCAAAATCATTGCCTTATTGAAGTGTGAAGAATTGTCCTTCCAAAACTCTAGCTCCAGAGAGCCCTGGGTTTTTCTAAACAGTTAGCATTACTGATGTTCACATTTGTCAAAATTGGACCTTCAAACATTCATGATTTAACATTATTGTGAATGAATATGTTTTCAACAGGGAAGGGTGATATTGTCAAAATTCGAAGCAAAATAGTTTGTTTCTTCTaaacttttctgtttctcctcctgATCCTCTTCCCAAActgcaccccccccccatcctccTCTTGCTGCAAAAACACCTTTACCAGCTATGATGTAGAAAGAATCCCGGATTGCAACAGCCCTAGTGAGAGAAAAATGTCACTATATGACAGGCACTGTAGCAGTTACACTGAGAGGGACACAGTGATGCCGTTTCACTGCTGCTGTTCCAAGGTGCAATTGTTGGGGCGCAGGGACAGGTTTTGGGTGGGGGACAGGTGCTCATATGGATATGGGTTAGCAAGTGTTGTTTCCCAACTCCCAAACCGCAGGAAGAATTCCTCTAACGACATCTAGCAGTCATGGAGATTCATTCCAGAAGGACAGAGTAATTCCAGGCATGGCTGGTAAAATGCCATTCTTTACCATTTTTCCCCTCTAAGGAGCATTGTGCGTAGTAGGTACGCATCCAGGGATCTGGCAATGCAGGCAGGGGGCTCGAGATGGGGGCTTTCTTACGCAGCTTCAAAGTTTCTCCATCAAATCGTctcacaaaacaaaactgagaagtgCCAAGGGAAGAACTGAAAGAGCAGCTCAAAGGTTCCTGGTGATCCTACTgtattttatagaattatttgcatttctctttttggTCATGGCAAGGTCAATGGGCACAAATAGCACAGCcacaaagttatttttcttttgatttttaataactcatcttatatatatttatatatatttatatatatttatatttctgcttatcttcatttcttcagcaaaaagggaaataaaaatattgatctaTAAAATAAGCTGATGATATAACACAATGCCAAAAATAGCTCATGTTAAGTGCAAGAGGTGAAGCTTGAAAGCAAGCTAAATTGCAACAACGTATcgatttaacatttttaaatacaagaCTTGCAATAAAATAATTCTTGCAATATGCTTCTCATTTTTAGTTTACGGTTTAAAAACTACTCTCTATACACATATCCAGTTGTAACACTTGCACAGTAGCGTTATGAGGCATGATATAACTTTGGTACACATCGCAGCTATGGATGGCTAATGTCTGTAAATGACACTCCTTCCCCAGTTAGACTCTGTACAGCCAGGGGACCAGCCACCTGATCCCGTATACCGTCCCCCCAGAATCCCCAGAGTTCTTCCCAGCGGGGGACGCAGGCTCACTGGATCCATATCGTGTTTCCTCGCTCGGTTCTCCGGGGTTCCACCGTCAGCTCCCCAAACGTGGAAAAAAACTGCTCCATTTCCTTCTGCAACATGTCGTTTCTCTTCTCAGCGTCTTCCTTTGCTCGCTCGGCGTTTCGCATTTTGATTTCTATCATGGTAAACTTTTTCCTCTCTTGATCTAGTTCATCGTGGAGGCTCATCATTTCTGTTTCCAAAGTCAAGTTTCGTTGTTCTAAGCTAcaaagggtggggggagggaataaGAGATAAAGTGGTTTTATTCACTTGCCATGCagagtacaaatgttttctgaaatctCTACAATGCTTAGAAACTTGGAGTAAAGCCCTTTTCAATAAGTAAAGCAAGGTCCGATGATTTAAAAGGTGTAACTACAACCATTTGAGTAATCGGGCCCCAAGCGCTGAGCCGTCGTTTCACAGTGAATGAATTGAATGCACGGCAAAGAGGCAGGAGGCGGCTCAACCCAGAAAGCTTCCTTTAACAGTAAATGTAAACTTGACTTTACTAAACGAAAGGGGGAAAAGTCTGATAAAGttagaaaaaagagaaggcaatCACACTTGCTTTCCATCAAAGGAAAAATACCGCTAGAAAAATGACATTGTTAGATTAAGTCCACTGCTAAGAACTGGCTTTTCTGGGGCAGATAGAGTCCCATCGTATAAAAGGGTAGCAAAGTAGCCAGCTAACGTTGACAACGGAGGTGAAGACTACCTGTGTTAAATAAGCACGCCACCTGGTATTTTGCAAAAATAGAGCCCCTCCAAGTATGCTGTTGTCCCCAACTCTTGCCACTTTCCAAGATGTTAATCTATATCACTATAAAGTGATAGCTATATTCTTTTGGATAATTGTAGAGTTGTAGGTGACCTCTTTAAAAACAGCGTGTTTTCTCATGACCATGAAAATCCAAAACATACATGAATActcttttaaaaaggagaattaaATACTTGTTTATTATAGCATGTATCTGAGCTCGCTGGAATCCTCAGGATCTGGAACTGAGCCCGGCAGACTCTTTCAGCATTCCATGATTGAAGGAACCAAAAAAGAACGTCTGTGTACTtctacacctttttttttttttttttgctgccctaatttcatcctttttttgtcagtggaaACTCCCAGGCCCCTTGTGTTCTGTTCATCTCCTCGCAGCTCCTGTCCTTCCAGCCCTTAATCCGCATAATTAATAACGATCAAAGATaacattattgagcacctactctttGCCAGGGACAATGCTCAAAGACTGCTTACGTGCATTTGAGGTAGATACTACAGGTATTTCAACTTCTCACAGTAGGAAACCGAGGCTCCCGGAGATCACGCTAACGTCCCCAGAGTCCCACCGCTCCCAAGTGGTGAAGCAAAGACTTGACTTTGGGTCTCTCTGACTTTGGACCCAGCGTATCTAACCCTGTGTGTGATCCTGTCCCCAAGAAGGAGGGGGCTGTCGCACCCTCTCTGGCAGTTACGACCCCCAGAGTTTCCTCACCTCTTTATCCTGGACTCGTACTCTATCTTCTGTTTGGTCATTTCCTGTTTCAGGCTGGACACTAAGCTGTGCAGCGCACTGTGGCTGCTGGTGTTGTTACCCACGAACGTCTCACTGTTGTCGCTGCTGCTGGTGGCACGACTACTCCGACCTCCCACACTCCTGCGGTCGCTTTTGCTTTCATAGTCCCCGGGGTGGGCAAGGTCGTCCTGCAGGGGCCCGTCCAAAACAGGGTCCTCAAAGTTCCCACCATAAAAGTCTTGCTCTGGGCAGGTGGTGGTGGAAGAGCGGCAGGAGTTGGAGTTCTCGGGGAGGGAGATTTCACAGGACGAGGTGGACCAGGTGGCACTGTCCACGCTCTGTTTGTCGTCGAGGTTCAGCATGGAGAACTGCTGGTGGACGTTGTCGTAGGTGGAGAGTCTGTGGTGCTGGCCCGACTCTGCACACTGCTCTTTCTGCTTGTTGTCCCTCAGGGTCACGTAGCCATTGGGCAGCCAGCTCATGCTTCGACCGTTCGCAGGGCTCCCGAGGGCGTCGGTGTTCAAAACCCCCACCCGCATCGTTCCGTTCTGCACACTGTGGGTGCCCATTTTGGTTCCAGACCCCTTGAGCGAAGAGGTCCTTCTGGCCTGCAGGCTCCCGTTGGGGGTGGTTTGGGTTTTCTCGAAACCTTCTGCATTGCTGCTGCTGAAGGACCCGTTGGTGACTATCCCACTGCCCTTGTTGAAGGCGGGGTTCTTTTTGACCAGGAGCGGGGGGCTCCTGCAGACATCGGGCTTGTGAACACTGTTCCTCGGGCTGTTGGTTTTGCTGCTCGGTAGAGCTGGGGGTGATCCATTGTCCAGGCTGCTTCTCTGCGGGGACTCGGCCTTATCCCAGGAGCACCGCCTCCCAGGGCTGTCCTGGGTATTGTTGTTCTCCTTGCTCTGCGACTGACCCACGGTGGCTTTCTTCTGAGtttcgttgttgttgttgctcaCGCCATCCTGGGGCTTGCTTTGCAGTTCTGCATCTTTGGGGAAGAGGCGATCGTGTTTGCTAATCATCACCGACATCAGCTGCTGGACCACCACGGTGCCTGGAACCGCACAGACAGCAAAGCAGCGTGAGGGAGACAATTTCGGTTTAGTCCCTAGACTGAACATGACTTCTAAAGAAACCTATTTAGGTGAACAGTCATCATTATTCTTAGCCTTGCCAAACTACATTCTtaatttcttgaatatttattCTGTGCCTTGAACTGTTTCAAGCACTTCGCTTTTGCAGTTTAGTtggattttgaaagaaatctatgACTACATACTCTTACTATCACTGTGCTATTAAGGTAAAGTGACCTGGCTATGGTCACAAAGCTATGAAGGACCACACTCAGGGCAAGCCTAGAGTCATCCGGTTCCAAGGCCAGGCTCTGAATAACTATCTACCATTTATTATAAGTTTGACATATAATTATGAGAAATCTTTCTTAGGACGAGGCCACCGTAACCTCTCATTTGACAATAGTCTCAAACCAGCAAGACACTTCAGtgatatctttaaaaagaacTCTGTACGATCTGTGTATGATCTTTCTAACGTAGCAAGACAAAGAAGTTCCATATGACTTGTACTCGCCACTCAAAAGCTTCAGGGCATTTTAAGTGACATTAGCCAGGATGCTAGAGTGAGGACCTCTAAAAATCCTCTTCACCATAAAAGCCACTAGCAGAAATTTTCAGAATcgactttttcagaactctggaaacgAGCGAGTTGGCTTGAAGCAATCTGGagaatatttattcaagaaaaatggctACATCTCAGTTAAGAGCAGTAAACTCTGTGGTGTGTTAACCTGCCCGATGCTCATCCTTTTCTTCCCACTTTGCACTCACATTGACAACCACAGCTCACAGTCACAGTGAACACCACAGTCCGACAGCCACTGAGAcgggcagagcagggctggaaCTGCTTCAAAACTCATTTTCAaagaattgtcattatttgactTGTTTGGTGTTCACCGGCAGACCCAACTTATGAGGCTTGTCTTTACTTAACCTGACTAGGAGCTTGCCTCGTGCAAACAGTTTTCTTTCCCAGGGGCATTTGTTAAAAACCATGAACAGCACTTGTATTTAACATCATCGCTGCCTGAAACGGTTGGGACAAGCAACAGGCAAACCAAGAGCTTAAAAGGAAAATCTGGAGGGTGAGATTTCCATAGGGGGTTTTGAAATGCTCTGATATATTCCTGGGACTCTAGAAGACCACGTGCACATTTAGGGTTGTGTGCATGCTCAGGGCTACGTATGTGCCCAGGAAAGAACTGAGGAGTCCCTGAGCTCTCACCTCTGCTAACATTTGGACTCTGCACAAGCAGACACTGAAGGTGAAGGCAGAGTGGTAAACTGCCTAAATGAGTGTTGAGGGTTCGGCTCTACAGACACACAAAACCCCTCGGGAAAGACCGGGAGACTTCCTGGCACTAGGCATTTCAGGAGATCTCTAGTCACTGGCTGACAATGAGGTGAACCAAACAGAGACTTCAATGCCCATGCATAGCTAAAAATATAGACTTTCTAGAATTAGTTCAGGAAAGAGACtacacaaacaaacaacaacacagaaacaaacaaaaaaacctaagaagggaggaagaatCTAGTATCCACAGTTTCCACAAATCATTAAAAACGCCCAGCTTTCAaccaaaaattatgagacatgaaAAGCATAATGTAAGTACAGCCCGCGTACAGGGGAAAAAGCAGACGCTGAGGAAGCCCAGGTACTGTACTCACTAGACACAGGTTTAAAATCAGCTATTTAAACACTGTCGCTGTTCCGCACTGTGTTTGGAGACACTGTGCATTTAATGCTATTTTACTGTCTGCCCATATGACAGACACACATTTTCTCAAAGGTTTGCAGCCTCCATTCTACACGATTCTGCCTCGTGTTCTGGGAAAAGGGACCTCTTTCCCCTCACTGGACTATTAACATGAGAAGCACCACTGCTTCCCATCAGAGCTACGAACCGTGTGGGGGCATTTAATTAATGGAAGAGTGACATCCCAAGGTCCCCACGATGGGTTTGTGAACAGTCATGCCAAAGCGTACCTGCCACAATTACAGAGTGAGTGTCGGGGCTCCAGAGATTTACAACGCTCTTTATTGTGTCTTGGGAGGCTTCGACTTCATCTACTTTCTGGGATAATAAATGGCAATAATCCCTTGTAAAGGgactttctttgaatttttatagcCATTTAGGACAGCCTAGCTTGGTAGTAATGatgatgtgtgtgtgtcactgtaggtgttaccatttttttttcattttttattccctCCTCTGTGTCAGTCTGTTGCTTAGAATGCTAATGAGGAACATTAAGCCCAGATAATGAGGACAGAGTGGTATAATCACGGGCCCATTCCGGAAGAGTCTAAGCAGATTCCAGAGCCTCATCGTGCTACAGGAGCCAGCATTCCTCACTGGCTCATAGAAAATGACACAGGTACAATCTAGATATCATAGTGTAAGCACTTCTCTTCATAAGCATTGGCTAAGAATTCAATTTTTCTTCACAGATACCTAGggactttaaaatataatatacagatacaaaaatatgtataaatgagCAGTGTTCTATGCAGTACAACttcaatttggatttttttgcAATGAATAACCCTGTCTATGTGTCATTTTGCATGTCCAGAGATACATGCAAAATAtctgatgagttttgacaaatgtatacagtcCTGGAAATTCACCTAATCCTAATCTAGAAAAGTTCCCTTGTGCCCCTTTGGAGCCAATCCCCCGCACCCACCTCTGGCCCGTGGCTTCCACTGATGAGCTTTCTAGCTCTAT is part of the Eulemur rufifrons isolate Redbay chromosome 13, OSU_ERuf_1, whole genome shotgun sequence genome and harbors:
- the ARHGAP24 gene encoding rho GTPase-activating protein 24 isoform X1, which encodes MMEENNDSTESPHQSQGRQNAVRCGWLRKQGGFVKTWHTRWFVLKGDQLYYFKDEDETKPLGTIFLPGNKVLEHPCNEENPGKFLFEVVPGGDRDRMTANHESYLLMASTQNDMEDWVKSIRRVIWGPFGGGIFGQKLEDTVRYEKRYGNRLAPMLVEQCVDFIRQRGLKEEGLFRLPGQANLVKELQDAFDCGEKPSFDSNTDVHTVASLLKLYLRELPEPVIPYAKYEDFLACAKLLSKEEEAGVKELAKQVKSLPVVNYNLLKYICRFLDEVQSYSGVNKMSVQNLATVFGPNILRPKVEDPLTIMEGTVVVQQLMSVMISKHDRLFPKDAELQSKPQDGVSNNNNETQKKATVGQSQSKENNNTQDSPGRRCSWDKAESPQRSSLDNGSPPALPSSKTNSPRNSVHKPDVCRSPPLLVKKNPAFNKGSGIVTNGSFSSSNAEGFEKTQTTPNGSLQARRTSSLKGSGTKMGTHSVQNGTMRVGVLNTDALGSPANGRSMSWLPNGYVTLRDNKQKEQCAESGQHHRLSTYDNVHQQFSMLNLDDKQSVDSATWSTSSCEISLPENSNSCRSSTTTCPEQDFYGGNFEDPVLDGPLQDDLAHPGDYESKSDRRSVGGRSSRATSSSDNSETFVGNNTSSHSALHSLVSSLKQEMTKQKIEYESRIKSLEQRNLTLETEMMSLHDELDQERKKFTMIEIKMRNAERAKEDAEKRNDMLQKEMEQFFSTFGELTVEPRRTERGNTIWIQ
- the ARHGAP24 gene encoding rho GTPase-activating protein 24 isoform X3, yielding MTANHESYLLMASTQNDMEDWVKSIRRVIWGPFGGGIFGQKLEDTVRYEKRYGNRLAPMLVEQCVDFIRQRGLKEEGLFRLPGQANLVKELQDAFDCGEKPSFDSNTDVHTVASLLKLYLRELPEPVIPYAKYEDFLACAKLLSKEEEAGVKELAKQVKSLPVVNYNLLKYICRFLDEVQSYSGVNKMSVQNLATVFGPNILRPKVEDPLTIMEGTVVVQQLMSVMISKHDRLFPKDAELQSKPQDGVSNNNNETQKKATVGQSQSKENNNTQDSPGRRCSWDKAESPQRSSLDNGSPPALPSSKTNSPRNSVHKPDVCRSPPLLVKKNPAFNKGSGIVTNGSFSSSNAEGFEKTQTTPNGSLQARRTSSLKGSGTKMGTHSVQNGTMRVGVLNTDALGSPANGRSMSWLPNGYVTLRDNKQKEQCAESGQHHRLSTYDNVHQQFSMLNLDDKQSVDSATWSTSSCEISLPENSNSCRSSTTTCPEQDFYGGNFEDPVLDGPLQDDLAHPGDYESKSDRRSVGGRSSRATSSSDNSETFVGNNTSSHSALHSLVSSLKQEMTKQKIEYESRIKSLEQRNLTLETEMMSLHDELDQERKKFTMIEIKMRNAERAKEDAEKRNDMLQKEMEQFFSTFGELTVEPRRTERGNTIWIQ
- the ARHGAP24 gene encoding rho GTPase-activating protein 24 isoform X2; its protein translation is MMPEDRTSGGRPEGALAPTPFIPKTTYRRIRRCFSFRKGIFGQKLEDTVRYEKRYGNRLAPMLVEQCVDFIRQRGLKEEGLFRLPGQANLVKELQDAFDCGEKPSFDSNTDVHTVASLLKLYLRELPEPVIPYAKYEDFLACAKLLSKEEEAGVKELAKQVKSLPVVNYNLLKYICRFLDEVQSYSGVNKMSVQNLATVFGPNILRPKVEDPLTIMEGTVVVQQLMSVMISKHDRLFPKDAELQSKPQDGVSNNNNETQKKATVGQSQSKENNNTQDSPGRRCSWDKAESPQRSSLDNGSPPALPSSKTNSPRNSVHKPDVCRSPPLLVKKNPAFNKGSGIVTNGSFSSSNAEGFEKTQTTPNGSLQARRTSSLKGSGTKMGTHSVQNGTMRVGVLNTDALGSPANGRSMSWLPNGYVTLRDNKQKEQCAESGQHHRLSTYDNVHQQFSMLNLDDKQSVDSATWSTSSCEISLPENSNSCRSSTTTCPEQDFYGGNFEDPVLDGPLQDDLAHPGDYESKSDRRSVGGRSSRATSSSDNSETFVGNNTSSHSALHSLVSSLKQEMTKQKIEYESRIKSLEQRNLTLETEMMSLHDELDQERKKFTMIEIKMRNAERAKEDAEKRNDMLQKEMEQFFSTFGELTVEPRRTERGNTIWIQ